In a genomic window of Acropora muricata isolate sample 2 chromosome 2, ASM3666990v1, whole genome shotgun sequence:
- the LOC136903271 gene encoding uncharacterized protein: MEELNEKDLSWCEDNLKKGNPESKEQQKKRKRSEKKTSSGKAAKQSKASKAKKACTVIVAGEPSTETANYTEEKDCSYNEVEAVVSIPVPASPSISDRTSPPPTFASPQAFRSG, from the exons ATGGAGGAACTTAATGAAAAAGATCTTTCCTGGTGTGAAGATAATTTAAAGAAAGGCAATCCTGAGTCAaaagaacaacaaaagaaaaggaaacgtTCG GAGAAAAAGACTTCTAGCGGAAAGGCCGCAAAGCAATCAAAggcctcaaaagcaaagaaggCTTGCACTGTGATCGTTGCGGGAGAGCCGTCTACCGAAACAGCGAATTACACGGAGGAAAAG gATTGCAGTTACAATGAGGTTGAAGCTGTTGTCAGCATACCAGTTCCAGCCTCTCCATCAATATCGGACAGGACGTCGCCACCGCCAACGTTTGCATCTCCCCAAGCTTTTCGATCTGGATGA